The genomic window TACGTTTGGCCACGTGGCTCCCCCTAGCGGCAACTCCTTCCCCGTGCGTGTCCAGCAAAAATGGGATAAAAGGAAACATCGCCATGGAAATACACCTTACGTGTTATTTTTAGTTTTacgcacatgcatatatatatgtgcatgtacatttatgtgcacacacgcCTTTACACCATGGCTTATGGGCGCACTCCTTTTGAATAACACCATatccttaaaatttttgcgtATCATGTTTATAGTATGTTTATTGGGGCGACAAAGTGCGTGCTCTTGtgctcattattttttcttatactttttccttcctttgggccctccccccaaatggTGCAATTCATATATGCGAAACCTTTCAAAGCGCAACGTTTTCGAATGAAACAGTTTTTGCACTTCCTCGTAGGCGCCCCATGTCAagtgataattttttcttagtTTTAGTTTTGCCTATTTTTCCGcattttgcttaattttcatttgtttttgcttcctttttttttcgttaagtTACCACATTTTAAACTTATGTTTCCTTTATGAATAAATTTACAAACGTGATAACACATTTAATGCTGTACcatgtatataatttccCTCACCAATTTCGTTCCCTCATATGAATGAATAATTTACcgcaaaaagggaacattCGCGAAGTTCGCAAATTCACCTGAAGGGGTCCTACATaattgtgtatatttttatgcaatgtgcaaaaaaaatgtaaacaaagaaatatatgccatttttgtgaaatttgagattttttaacaacattTAGGaaaactttattttttcccacataAAAAGCGGAAATATAATTGCTCCCCATCACCCCCTTTCgtatttcctttctttaaAACAAAAGTACATAATGAATAACAAAGTCAATTTGCCCTATGAAACGTGTGAAATAAGGAAAGTAGCCTTTGAGCTCCCCAAGGAATTCCACCCGAATGTGAAATACGGCTTCCTcagaaattttcttttcggGAAATACACCTTCTACTACGTaatgagaaaaagagaaTTCTAAGTTCCCTGTGCTTTGCATGTATCTCGAGCGTATTGTAGTTTTAGCATTTCTTCACCCCCCCATAGCTAAGCCAATCCTTTAACCAtgtcctttccatttttacgttGCACACGTAGTAAACAGCTTTTTAGCTAAATTTatgtgaatatttttattttttttttttttttttttccccattttggctagttcaAAAGCATTTTTAAAGTATCCGCAAAGGTGTCTGCAggttttctccttttttactacCCCCTGGATAAAGTCCATTGCAACATCCGCAGATTTgtaatacatttttatgaagaGAGAGCTGCCTTCCTACGTTTCGTGGAAGCGCTTGCATTTGTCTACATGCTCATATGCAACATTGCTGccttttgtttgttttgtgtaaAGTGTTTTTCGTTTACCTCATGTTGTCCTTCTCCCCCCCCCCACACACCACtgcagaaaaataatttaaaaaaacagaattaAACTTCTTACCACTTGATGAGTTCGTAAAGATGGCAGGAACATTCGAGTAACGCGAAAAAGGACGAACCTCTCATTTTTGGAAAGCCTTTTTTCTTAGCAGATATATTTCATGCAAACGTTTTTACaacctacttttttttttttttttttttttgttacatgTAAAaacttaatttttaaatgtgtgcacatgtgcatgtcTTGGTTTGGGCTTTCGGAGAACAcaactaaaaataaaagagcagATCGCTGTTTTTACAAAATCTTTAAAAATTAACCGACATATATTTCAGGAGAAATGATTTCCTTCATATTTGGATGAGAACGACTGCTGCCAAGGGGGACGTATTTTTTAACCACAAATTGGATCATGATTATAAACAGTTTGGAAAAATGTATCACCCCATGGGGAActaattttgtaaaattcacAAGCAcagataaaaaggaaaacaaatttcTTCTCGCCATTTACTCTTACCTTTTAACTAAAAGGACGAGAATTGTGCACAGTGACTCctacttttcccttttgctcttaaaaaaagtggggaagaaTCATGACACTGGGGCGTACTAGCTTAGCGGCTTGATGCCACTGTGGAAGTTGTACACGTGTAAACATTGCCAACTTTCAAAAAAGCTATGATATGAAATTAGAAGCAGTGATATATTGGAGGGGTAGTAACGTAAAAGGCATTACAAAGCTAGCAATTTTGTTCCCTGCCAGCTTGTTCTGATTCGTATCTGCTTAGGGGACGTAACGTTTTCACAGGTTCTCAATTTGTAGTGGTCCTAACTGTTAAAACGTTCGGATGTGCCTAGGCAAAATAGGAAGGGTACACAATTCACGTTTATTCATACTTTtgctgtaaaaaaaaggtgttctTATCGgctgaaaaaattgtgcatataGAAGGAGGCCTTCCCCCTCCCCGGTGCCCCGGTATTCCTCCACCGTACGCTGCTAATGGTACATTTGGCATGTTCTGCATGagccttcctttctttatgTTGTGCCACGTCATCCTAAACTTTCCGCGAGTGCAGTTTTTTCTATGCCACTTTCCCACGCACATTGCAACGTTGGCtaaaatgttgttcctttccctcGGGCATAggtattttttcaaaaatgatgAGATGGCTGTATAGCCGTATAGTTGCTTAACCAGCGCTGTTACCCTAACCAACTTTGCTTCAAATTTGGGAAAGGAGGGGCGTAATTTGAGGTACACTCCGCCGCTAAAATGCTGCAAGATTAATGCTTTTCTATTTATGCGCCCTTTCCGCGCTGCcttctattttattcttatttcttGCGCGGTGTGTCACAAATTCACAATCCTTCACACCTTAGAGTCTGTCAAGAtgcatttttctccccctttcgcctgaacagttaaatttttttaaaagatgttctacttaaaaaaatgttcaatgCTGGGAGATACTTCAGAGCAAGGTActacaagaagaagaacatatTTCATGTAAAGGGGAGCAGACAGTTTTATGGATTCGCCAAATGTAGGAAGGTGCACACGAATGCCATAAAGAGAAAAGatagaataaaaagggggaagtttttacaattgaaggaaaagctGCAACTCATCATTTTCAGCTCCGTGTACTTTTTTGCATGCGACTATGTATACCATGTGTATGTGCTGAGCGGCAACACGAGCAGGGGCGCAAACCGTCCCTCCAACAACAGCGGTGAAGACGCGAAAAATGACGCAAAATGCAAAGACGAGGACGCCGGTGGGAAGGGGGGGGTTGTCACAACCGTGATGGAGTATATCAAATGGatgaacatattttccaGTGCACAGGGGAAGGATAGCGAACAATTAAAACAACAGGACAgtgaatatagaaaaaaaagtgactgCAACAAATTGAAGGATCAAAAAGATTCCCATAAAAAGGATCATCTCTCGATTGACAAAGGTGATGTAAAAATTTGCAGTGCATGTGAGGAAGACCCAtacgaaataaaaataaatcgcTTTAAGAGAAGCAgcgggaaggaggaaaatagtCAAACGGGGAAACCTGACCAATATGGCCAATCATTCTATTCCACAAATCAGAGAGATCAACCATATGGCCATGACCGGAGTGGCAGTGGACGAAGTCACCCTAACAATGGTACGCCCCAGAGGAGCAGCATCggaggagaggaaaaaaacatgaaGGATCTAATTGTGAGCAACTTTTACAGGAATGATATTTTCAACGGGTGCAATTTATTTCTGTTCGCCAACGGGGTTGTGTTTTTATTGTGGCGTCTAAGCGATATtgcaggaaataaaaaacttttccACTTCATGTGCAGGAACTTTATCTGCTCCTATGaaaatattagaagaaaatattaccaCACGTTTTTTACAGCCGCCATTAGCCACATcacttttccacattttttatttaacatgTGGGCATTTCATACCATAAGTAACACCCTCCTCAGTCCAGAAATTAAAGAGAACAAgacaaattattattttttttttaattacaaaTCCAgcgttttggaaaaaaaaatgacagaCAGGGATatcacaaaaatatatgtctTATCTTCCATCGTTTCGACTGTCCCATATATTCTTTTACACAAAAGCAATCAATTGCTAGGAGCATCTGGAGCTGTTATGGGTCTTGTGTATATCTTATCCACAGTTAAACCAAATGAGGTCTTCGTCTCCTTATTCCCTCTACCATACTTGAAGATGACTTCCCTACAGCTATGCCACCTGTCCATTTTAACCAATtttgtattccttttttttagaagaaatCACTTCAACATTGCGTGGTTAGCACATTTATTTGGTTTAATGGGAGGCGCATTGTATAATTTTTACcagaggaaaataaacagTAATATGAATTACTACCCCTTTATTGAATTGTCCCTAAAAAATGGACCCATTGATTATCTCAATTCTTACCTAGACTTTGTGGATTTTCTCAAATGTCTTCAGCTACAAATTAGgatcttcttttccctcgATCCACGCACCATGCAAACCATGAACAGGAAAATCATCTccattaaaaatatgcagtCGCAGAGGCGCATGAAGTACCACAAGTTGAAGGTTAAAAATTTGGAGGCCATGTCGAGGTGACATAGACAGGTCTCATGGGGAGGACgcgggaaggaaaataataaaaggaaacagaaaaattcgTCCCAAGGGGAATAACCCTCCCTTTATGGTAATCCAAATTGGGGTGTTACACTAGACCTGGGTACCTCCGTTCTCGGCGTGGCAATTAACATGATGTGTCAGATGGAGTAGTGGTTTTAAAACACAGTGTAATTCGGAAGAACCTTCTCATTTCACCCCATTTTTTGGCGAAAATATTGGTTCTTGCGTGGACCCTTAATTATGGCCATAAAATGTCCGCAGGGGACACTCAGCCATATGGCACACCGCGCCATCATAAATGCAGTTATGTAGGTAAGTGCGCCTGATTGTCACCCTTTACGCAATgccttccatttctttttttttttttaagtgcaaaTGTTTTTCCCTCAATTTGTTCCAacttaaaatatttaaagaaaaaaaaattagaaaaaatttcaaaacgGGGGGCCGTTTGTCCCCACCGAAGATATTAACCCCTGTGTGTTTGTGTAtgttttgggggggaagccTTTCCGAATtggtgcattttttatgtgaacaCATCCCATTTAacctttgcaattttttaaaaactcaAATTATTGGTGAAGTTATAAGAGTGCTGTGAACAGAGCGGGTGAAGGGTCATTTTCCCTGCTATGCCAAATTGGACACCTGTTACTAATTTGACAAGGATCCGTACCATTCGTACCAAGACGGTGTTAAATCAAATGGCCCCCGTAATAAGTGGAggataaattttaaaagttctttctcctttccacGTAAGCAGAGCAACAGTTCGGCATGCAGGGGCTCATGGATAgcattaaataaataaatatataacacaCTTCCATAGGTGAATGAATTAGataaactgtataaaatttCACAAACTGTGTAAATTTCTCGAACGGCCAAAGGGCGTAAATACATGAGCGTGCATAGATACAAAGGTACACTCACTTTGGCGAATGTCACCCCTCACAAATTCGCGTTGTTCACACTTTCTGCCTTTTTCGAGGGTATGacaatatattcattttttgccgCCTCCATTGAAgaagttttcttctttctcctttgcaTAATTCTTCCTAACATGTGCAATTgtgcattaaaaatgtatatttaCTTTTACGTGTAAACGTAACTACACCATTTTGACATCGCGTAAATTAAGTACTTATGTAGTATACGCCACATGCCCCCTTCACTATTTGTGTAACCTTCACAGCGTTGCAGTGTACCGCgcgtgtatacatataacgTTTTCAAATGCATAAGTGTCAGCCTTTTTTCAGTGCAGTGTGCctcttaaaaaattacagtacttttatttatgtaaaaataaatagagGCAAAATTATAAGCATGTTCTACGAGTGGATTTTTACTACaccgtcatttttttccttaatttgggtaagaggcttttttttttttttttttttttttttttttcgtttaccGTTGAGTTATAAATTTTACGAAACCCGTGCGAGCAGAATCGAGGCGCCGCGGATGGCTTGCCTTCACATTGCGCCATATACCTGCAGAAGCGCATATCAATATATGTACTATTTATAAATGCACTAAGTATGATTGTACCTGCCGCATTTGAgtgaacaaatttaaaatgtttgcaAAAAATCGTAGAAAAGTATAGTTTCCCCTGCTTCCCATGTGAAGAGGCCACTCTCATTTAGTTAtaattaattctttttttttttttttaagttttttttttttatataagcttttttcttatttttttttaacgccgAGTTTTTTTCCCGCGAAAACGGACTATCTACCAATCCACGATGAAGTTTTTaacttttctcttcttccttttttttggcttcctCTCCTTTCACGATGTCACGAGTACGAAGGATATTCCAGCCCAACCGGCTGACGCTCCCCTAACTCCACTGAACAAATTCGACAAGTACTTTCTACGCATGTACAACAAATCCTCCAGATTACAACAGGGCGGAGGGGGCTACGTAAATGTAAGGAAGAACGCTTCAGAAACGGGTTCCATACCTGTAGCTGAGCACACAACAAAAGAGGGCATCCCTCTTTGGGAAAGCTTCTATGGTCCATTTAAGGGATATTCCCCCCTACCCACGTGCACGCTTCCCTTCTGTGGAGCACACTCACCCACATACACAACCACTACAGTAGAGCTTGTAAAAACGCACACATGATTCAATGACCCCGATACCTTTACCTATTCGCAGGGAGTTAACATGAAGAATAcgattttcattttgtacttCTTCGCAAAATGGTAAAGCAGGAGCGTTGTACACACTTGTATCATTAGGCGCATGTATACAACGCTATGTGCGCGTGTTGATGACGCATACCCCTGCATATGGACGTATGTCTGCGCCCATCCATTAGTGCCTTTGCCCCTCcctccatatatattttttttttgttccccctcCGAATCACGCAGGTGCCACGCTTGTAAAATGCAAGCAACCGAAATGGTAttaaacaaaaggaaaagttacAAATGGCCTCGTTTCTTTGTTTAAGCtcaaacgggggaaaaaaaaaaaaatcatatcACGCGACTGCAAGTAGTTTACGGCGGACATGTAGAGTCCTTTCCGCCATGGGAACGTAGCACATTCGTGTTACATGCCCGCCACACCCActcacacacac from Plasmodium coatneyi strain Hackeri chromosome 12, complete sequence includes these protein-coding regions:
- a CDS encoding Thioredoxin yields the protein MKFLTFLFFLFFGFLSFHDVTSTKDIPAQPADAPLTPLNKFDKYFLRMYNKSSRLQQGGGGYVNGVNMKNTIFILYFFAKWCHACKMQATEMDKLEKYYGKRIYILKVDIDQNEAMARKFAVKSLPTIIIMKNKAVLARKDHFVNSNDLVSLVRKHL
- a CDS encoding Rhomboid-like protein, which produces MFNAGRYFRARYYKKKNIFHVKGSRQFYGFAKCRKVHTNAIKRKDRIKRGKFLQLKEKLQLIIFSSVYFFACDYVYHVYVLSGNTSRGANRPSNNSGEDAKNDAKCKDEDAGGKGGVVTTVMEYIKWMNIFSSAQGKDSEQLKQQDSEYRKKSDCNKLKDQKDSHKKDHLSIDKGDVKICSACEEDPYEIKINRFKRSSGKEENSQTGKPDQYGQSFYSTNQRDQPYGHDRSGSGRSHPNNGTPQRSSIGGEEKNMKDLIVSNFYRNDIFNGCNLFLFANGVVFLLWRLSDIAGNKKLFHFMCRNFICSYENIRRKYYHTFFTAAISHITFPHFLFNMWAFHTISNTLLSPEIKENKTNYYFFFNYKSSVLEKKMTDRDITKIYVLSSIVSTVPYILLHKSNQLLGASGAVMGLVYILSTVKPNEVFVSLFPLPYLKMTSLQLCHLSILTNFVFLFFRRNHFNIAWLAHLFGLMGGALYNFYQRKINSNMNYYPFIELSLKNGPIDYLNSYLDFVDFLKCLQLQIRIFFSLDPRTMQTMNRKIISIKNMQSQRRMKYHKLKVKNLEAMSR